The DNA region GTGATATTATAAAGTCTTCTGTTTGGACGTAGTTATACAGCACAAATTGAGCATCTACTCTGCAGTTGTCTTCGCTTGAAGTTAAAGTTTTGACTGCTGTTGTGATTTTGATGCATGGATTGCAGATAATTTCTTTCCTTCAGCAGAATGCACATCCTAGGGTTGTGGAGAGGACACCATCTGTGCCGGAGAATGTTACTGATCAGGTTTCTTCACTATTTTCGATAGCATTGATATTGAAAGACAGTGTATTTTGGCTTATTTGAATTATTACTGATTGTACCACTCTTGTAGAATTTATTCTTGACTAGTAACACATTGCCACAATTGTGGCAGACTAAAATCTATTAAACCAATTCAACAAGATATGGTTCATTGACAAAGATAGACTAATGAAAAGATTCATTGGAAAATAAAAAGTTGTCCAATTAACTAATTCAAATACTACTTTCTCATGCCAGATTAGATTGTGGGAATCTGATTTGAATCGCGTTGAGATGACGCCGGCCCATCTGTACGATGAATTCCCTTCTAAAGTGAGCGCTACGCACCATGATATTTGCTTTACAAACTTAATTTTGATTAACAATTTGATATGTTTTGCTGTTTAACATGATTGTTTTTGCTTACTAAACTGTAGGATGTCTTTGAGGCTGCATGTGATTTTGCCAGAGAATATGGAGGATTACTGTGGGAGGACTCTAAGCGAATGCGTCTCATAGTTAAGGCTGATATTTTGACTGAGATGAAGGAATTTCTTCGTCGTCAAAAATAATAGCTCCCTTCTTTTCTGAAGGCCTTCATTTTGTACGGTTCATGAAGGGTTTCATCAGTTGTCCTCCGGCTATGTATTTATTCCCAGTTTGTCTTGTACATGAGCTTTATTGTGGGTGCATGTTTTCATTGTGGTTCGGCTGCCTTCTTTCGACACCTTGTGATATCTATACTAACGATGGGATTACAAatcatctctctctctcgcaAATGCTCTTTAATTTTGACCGTGATTTCAGTGACAAGACATATTAGCTTTAGAATAGAGTGATAGAGATGACAAAACCGTGACTTCCATGATTACCAGCAGCTATTATTTATTCTAAGCATCACAATCAGCTCATatattcaagattttggaattgGTTCAATCGTAACAGTTGTTCTAAAGTAAAAGCCCAATTCGCCCGATTAATATTCTCCTTTTCCTTTGGTTGCGTTTTTGCGTTCCCCTGTGTTTGAATTCAACTGGAAGACAATGAATTCTTTTAAGAGAATACACagcaaaatgaagaaaagaaaacaaagatagCTTCGTCGCTAAAGACATTCAACTCTCTTAATAACCTACAAGAGTCTTTTCAATCTATCACCCAAACATACATAGTAATTATAATACAATGACAATGTTCTCTATATTTTCTAAGCATGTTATCACACATTACACTTCCAAAGCTAACTAGTTGCAGTCATCAAACACTGTCTACATAGAATCATTTTGTCAAAATATCCCTAGCACGAGCTAGCTCTCCTCCAAAATTTTCTGATGCTAacatgaaattttggaaatagaCAGTTGTTCTCCTGTCCACATCTTTGGACAAAGACCGTTTTTGAGTTTATATAAGCTCAAGAAGGAACTTATAATTCAGTAGGTCCTCCAATAAAGTAGATAACTATAAGCTCTTTCTTggaaatttccttttttttagcCTATCTGGGCAAACTTTGCATGTGCATGTCACCATCACTGTTCTCATTTCTCACAAATTAAGAATTCACAGAGTCATAAATCATAtcaatatttttcctttcagaCATAAGAGCTAAATACCTAGCAAGTGCTCTTCTATTTTCCCTCCCAAGTGTGAACAGTTTCTCTTTAAAATTCAAGATGGTAAGACCTCTAAAGAGTTGCCTGCAATTATCCCTCAAGATTGCAAACATAACAATAGGATTTACGGGCATTGCGATGCTTATTTATGGTGTATGGATGATTAGAGTTTGGCAGAGAGATGCTGCGGACTCACCATCATCCCCTGATTATGCTCAGTTTCCTTGGTGAGTTCTCAACTTTGTTCAATTATGTTGACAaccttgtttcttttttcattttgagtCCAGAGGCGGATCCATGGATTCTAATAAGGAGATTCACGAAAATATAAGAATGTCACACTTGAGATATACAACCTTGCGAGCTAAATTCATTTTTTGAGCCACTTTGGTCGCTTACAAGGAAACTGCTCTTATATTAAGGGAATTCAACAatctatatgtatatgcaaaaacaaaactttttttttttaaaccatatTTGCACAGTATAATTATGGAAGGAACCCCTCTCAGACCATGAAGTGCCGTCAATGATTTTGACTCCTTTCTCTATAATACAGTCTTGGCATATAAGAGAAATGCTAATACTGCTGAAATAATGGCAGGTTCATCCATGCATTTCTTGGTGTTGGTACTGCTTTATGTGCAATCACTTGCCTTGGTCATATCGGTGCGAACTCTGCCAATTCCTGTTGCCTCTCATTTGTATCCTTCTTCTTTATAGTtctcatatgtcatatatgttcttaggaaaaaaaaaaaattggcgcAAGGGGGGGTTGTTGGAAAAAGAAGCTGCATAGACAGAGATCAAAAGACTGGACCTTAACTAAAATTATAgtatattttcatcatatttGTGCTTCTTCTATTAGAGATTGGAATGGGAGCTGATGTTTTCTTGAACTCTGACTGGGAGAAGGTATGCATCTATTGTTATTCAAACATTGTTGTTCAATTATCTTTTCGTATTCTCTTGATCCTGACATCAACAAAACAACTTTGCTGCTTCTCTCCAATGTTCTCATTATGTGTTACCTAAATCAGGATTTACCAGAAGATCCATCAGGAAGGTTTGATGATTTCAAGGATTTTGTCAACTCAAATAGCGATGGCTGCCAATGGATTGCCCTGCTCTGTGTTCTAACACAGGTAAGAAAAAACCCTTCGAGAAATTTCAGTATGTTTTTTAATCTGAAACTATGTTACGCAATACTTACTAAAAACTTTTGTTAAGCAGGGGGGCTGTATCTTATTAGCTACAATTCTAAGAACTCTTGGGCAAGTTAAGGAATATAGTGATGGGAATGAAGGTGAATATGCAGAACGATCGGCTCCGCTTCTGCGATCTCCAGAACTGCCACCAAGTCCACTGTATCCATATGTTATTGGTGAACCAGTTAATAGTGAGCCAAATTATGTCTACAAGATTGTTTGAGTTTTGGAACGCAAAGGTTAGATCCATAGTAAAAATTATATCTTGAAATTTCTTTTGGCTTTTTATGTTATTGAAGTTTTCCAGTGTCTGCCGAAGCTGAAGTGAATGAAGTTTTCCATGGTTGCTGAGGCAGCACGCACAACTCAAATATTGAACTTGAAGTTTGGATATTGAGACAGAGATAAAACCTGCTAAGGCAGCTTAGTTAGGAATATTGACTATGATGTAGCTTCTCCAATAGCTTAAGAATGAATTTTATGAGAAATAGATAAGAccatatttgtgtatttaatagTATTATTTTGTAACTTATGTTTTCCGCGGTATCATTTCATTTATCACGGTGAATTATATTTGTTGGATATGCTATTGTAGTATTGTCAATATAAATATTGAATATTGAGTAGAAAAGATGATTGGCATCTTCCTCTGGAAACTCTAGCTATCTTAggacaaattttcattaaatgagaagcaaagacaaaaattaaagaccaacgatttgagggacaaaaattaaagaccaccccaagatAGGGACATTCATGCAAATTGCCCCATTTGCAAACTTTTccgggcaatttgcacgattgcccttattcgggggtggtctttaatttttccccttcGCTTAATGCcccgagattctgggttcgaaccctggctcagttaaaaaaaaaaaatcgcaaggcagaatttcttaacaaaattaggcctattcgggcaaaaattaggccttaaggcagagattTGCATTAAGAgaaacttttgcccaaaattaggccttaaagGCAAACCTTTGCCTTAAGGCTAACTTTTatccaaaattaggcctattcgggcaaaagttaaacCTTACAGCAGAGATTTCGCGAAAGCCTTGCcttgtaaatttttttatttttttactgagcgggaTTCAAATCCAGATCAAGATATTTTCGATTATTTTTTTgagtgaaggacaaaaattaaagagcggGGCGCTTGAAGGGcaaatccgcacaaaaaaaagaacttttccCGAGCGACTATTGAACACCAAAATATTTCTAGGTTTTATGAACCGTCTTATCCTGGGTAAAAAGTAACAGCAATATCCTACCAGAGGTGGAGTCTGAATCTGGGTTCTACATAATTATAATTTTCATGCTTACTGATTCTTGATAAATTGTTTGtccaaattaaataatatttttaatataaatataaaatttgaaccAAAACTATTAAGTTCTACCCACCGCCGTTATCATTGTGGCTCTGCCCCTGTATCCTACTTCAAAATGCTTgcaagaaaagggaaaattacAAACTGGTAATTAAATACATCTTATATTATACACTCTCAAAAGGCAAAATAAATTGCAACCATAAAACTCTGCAGTTGACAAAGCCACAACTGCTGGTAATTATGGCATACTCGAAGATTAGAAAACAAACGAAAAAAGAGTACACTGTGTCTTCAAGAAGTAAACTGTAACTATACAggaatttacaaattaggagATGCAATTAAAAAGCTCCATTTTTAGGCTAATCTAACTTAGGTTCAACCCCTGCCCTACGATGACTCGGTCGGTCCTTCTAATCAGGTGGAAAGTAATCCACCTGCATTTCTAAATCTAGTGTGACCAATTTCTTGGTCCTTAGTATGATTCAATCCCCAATAAAAGACCAGCATTGCTCATCTACCTTATATGAGTATCATAGTGGTCAAAAACATTATCCGGCACGATCAGGGGTAACTTGTCTATGTACATGAATAGCCTTCTCAGGTTCTCCCTTGTTATTGTTGACATGTCCACTACATCATTGTTGTCCATGTATACCCACAGGTCCCCGGAGTCTACCCTTTTAAGGCTATCGCGGCAGAAGGGGCATGACTGTGACCTCGAACGCCTGCAAGTATTGTATTAGATCATATATAAGTAATTGGACATAGAAAGGAGGAGTTATCATGCTGAATTTACATATTTTGTAGAGTAATAAAGTACAAAGCCCTAGCAGAAAATATACGACCACCAGCAAGAGCTGCTACTCTCCCCAAAGAGTCCCTTTAGCAGAAAATGGTACTAAGTTTCGTATGTCGCTTACCATAGGAACTTGATTACTTCCAATACTATTGAGGAGATTGCTATGGCTTCTAATCGACTTAACATACTCGGAACACAGAAATATGCCCACAGTGCTTTTCCTTTACTTCCCTCTTAATAATTTCTCATTCAGTCTAAGACACTATTCAACATTGCCAGTATACAGTATTCCTTCCGTTTCACTtcatgtgaaggtgtttgactaagcacaccatttaaaaaagaaaagaagacttttaGAACTTAAATGGTCTTAAGGATGCCATGACATTTTTGTGCCTGTAAATCATGTCATCAGGGGTATGATGGAAACTAAAAATGTTTGTAAATACAGAAAGGTCATGCTTTAGGGAAaaagactaaaaaggaaagagtgtcacataaaatAGAACACAGGGAGTAACAATTTCCCTAAATCAATAAGACATATTCAAAGGCTTTCCCTAAATCAATAAGAATACTCAAAGGCATCCGCTTAGCTTCCCACGAGAATAGGAAAACACTACTTAGTTTCAGAGAGCACATAGAACTAGATCAAGGTTGAGAATTAGGCTCTCGAATTAAAGGGTCATTTTAAGACGGGATTATGGAAAAGGATCAAGAAGGTTGCAGTCCATCTTTGTACTGAAACAGGAATGCGAAAACTTTCCTCCACTCTTGAcctaaacacacacacacacacagacagagaaaagagagaatggGAAAACATAGTTTCAGGAATGTGTGAGAGTAAATAAGATATAGCAGGACCGTATTTACTCCACCCCGAGATAACTGAATGGTGGAGCAACTTATATCCAGCAGAAACTTTATGCCTCTAGTGCTTTACAGGACCATCGAAACCTGTTATCTCACTTTTACTAGGAAACGGTTTCTCATGGAGAGGCAGCAACCTAAGACTCTATTTACCATTTATCATTTAAGCCGTTAAGTGGGAAGAagcaaacttaaaggactaGGAAACTAGCTCCAGCTAGTCTCTGTGTGTGTTTTTTTGGTTTGGGGGCCGGGCGGGGGGTGTTTGTAAAAATTGCCCCTGAAATTCTGCAGAATAGCAGCATATCTAGGTCATTGCAGgatttttatattataaaaagATTCCATCAGCAAGCAAAAGAACCTAGATCAGAATATAAAGCCAAACAAACACGTCCATTCCTTTGCAAGGGCCACAGAAGATATATTTAGTCAGAACTTCAGTTTAGGAGGTCTGCCGCTTTgcatttaattcatcatttttcatttgGTCCTATTTTGTTAGGTAACATTCTCCCCAGCCATGCAAAGTGAGGGTCGTAAAACAGCTCGGAGCATGTTCAAAATAAGACACTAAAACCCAGTACTACAGTGACAGAAAAGAGCAAAGATGCACTCCAGCTTCTCTGACATTGCAGAGTTACCAGTTAGCAGGGAAAATCATAAACACTCGGGCTGCAACATTGGAACAAATTTCCACTGTAAACAGATAGATAAGATGATTACCGCTAGTTTGATGTCAAGCTTAAAACAGACAATACACTCAGTCAATAAACTGAAATAACAGTTAGAATTTAGGATAGAGCACTTCCCCTGGACAGAGGCACCACATCATAAAGACACAAAAACACTACAGAAGATAAAAAGAGTACAACTGAAACAGTATTTTCCCTCTGCAAAGATACTTAAGTCTCTTAGGATATCTTAGATTCTGCAGAGAATTTTCAGAACTTCAACTGTGGGGGAGGCATGGGATGAGAGAGTTACTGTTCTTACAAGTTGCTCAAAATTTACAAGCTACTCTGATATTCAAGAACAGACTATGAAATCTATTATTTAAACTTAACAAATTCTGCTCAAACTCTGCGGCTAGCATGCAAACAAACTATAAATCCTGACCTAACCCTTTAACAACCTAGACTTAGCTATTAACTTGTTCCTGCCCTAGCTGTCTTTGATCTAGCTGGCCTGATAATTGGGGAAAGAAAGCCCCAGACTACCTAATATTGGGACCAGGAAGCACTTGGTGGCTGTTATGCACCACATTTGAATGTATTCATCGAAAGGGGATAAAAAGAGTACGAACTGAAACAGTATTTTCCCTCTGCAAAGATACTTAAGTCTCTTAGGATTATCTTAGATTCTGCAGAGAATTTCCGGAACTTCAACTGTGGGGGAGGCATGGGATGGGAGAGTTACTGTTCTTAGAAGTTGCTCAAAATTTAAAAGCTACTCTGATATTCAAGAACAGACtatgaattttattatttaaacttaaCACGCAGCTTCTATCTTCACACAAACCACACATGAAACATACCATTCACGATAGCATTTCAAGCACAGCGCGTGATTGCATTTGGGAAGGACAATTTTGCTGTTCATTTCCATGCAGATTCCACATTCCTCTTCCCTTTCAATGTCCGAGTCAGAACACTGTCTGTAATCCTCGTCATCTCTTCTCCTGTATCTCTCCTGGCAAATCGCTTTTTGCTTTTTGTCTTCTGAATCAGTAACACCTCTTTCAAGTTGAAGTAAGGAGGGATATATAACAGCTGCACAAGATCAATGATTATTAGCAGTAAGGAGGGATATATAACAGCTGCACAAGATCAATGATTATTAGCAACCATTATAGCTGATTTATCTTAATAGTTTACATGATTGTatcaaatgaaagaaaatgtaGAAACTCACCATAAAACTCCCTAATGCTTGCTTTCCTTTCATGAGTTTGCATGGTTGTGGTCCCATCAACATAAACCTAGAGTGCAAAAAAAAATCCCATCCAATGTCATGTGACAGTTATTGTGACAGGAAAAGCAGCTTGAAATAGAGGGGATtagaaatgcatgaaaatgaaCAATCCGAACCTTGTAAATTAGAATTCTCAACAATCCAAGGGCACCAGCAAGGTGGCAATCAGTCCATTGAACTAAGAAAAGGAACAAGTGCGCTGCCGGACTGTAGGACAGTCGCATCTGTACGCAAGCTCCATCATACTCTCTGGGAAAGTCAGATGCCCTGCATCCCAAATTCCAACAATCACATTCCAAATGACAGGATAAAGAAGGAagcactaaaacactaaattaCCAGGTCCAAACAAACATGTTCACCATACAGAACAAAGGGAAGTCATCAAAACCAACCTCAGCAAATTACAAAAGCCACTAGATAAAGGAGGGGCAGGGAGAATAAAAACGAAACGacagaaatgaagaaaatacaGAATGGAGAATGCAACAATTTACTTCCTCTTGTGATTGTTCAGTTAAGTAACCACATTGCAACAAATTGATTTtcaaggagaagaaaaaaagggggacCGAAAAAACCCCCAAGAGTGGGGGAATCAGCAGCATCCCCTTACAGCAAGTACATATCGTCAAGATGAAGGTAGGccttaaaatcataaacaaaagGCTACATACTCATAATATTAGAGTTTAGACGCTTTTACAAGCTAAGCATCAGATTAGCTTTAAATGAtacctttatttctttttaagcAATCAAAGAAGTAAACTCCAAACAAACACTGATAACAACCTCCCTCATTCAAATGCACCACAGTTCTAAACACAGAGAAAAACGAAAAAGGAAAGGGGGCAAACACGTGTCATCACTGCCACAAAATCTTACCAAATCTAACCATTGAAATTTCACTTGGAACAAAGAACATACTGGAAgcaaagcaaagaaaaaaaaaactcaaagaatgtaacaaataaaaaatcaaaaagcaGGAAAATTTGAACCTTCAGCATTTTTAGCAAGAAACAAAAACCCACATCAGAAAAATCATTCAGAACAAAATAAACCAgcaaacaaagaacaagaaacaaaaacCCATATCAGACCAgcaaacaaagaagaaaaaaaaaagaacagaaaAACCACCTCAGAACcgaaatatatcaaaaaaaaaaaaaaaaaaagcagactAAAGAATAGAACAAAAGGGTCATACAAAGATGACAGTAAATTctatacaacaacaaaaaaacataCATTTCCAAGCAGTACTAGTACTAAataaacaagaacaagaaaaacaaggatgacacaaaaaaaaaaaaaaaaattgagttttttTAAGGATGTTAATGAAGAATAAGTTGACTTACAAAGTATTAGCATGTTGAATATCAGCTTCAAGAACTTTGAGAGAATCCTTGAAGGATTTTCTCATTGGCCCTCCTATTCCTATTCCACCCCTATTCATATCCTTAATCTTCCCTTCTCTTTCGCTCTTTCCTCtaaccaccaaaaaaaaaaaaaaacttgactTTTTCTCACAGCCAAACAGTACTTACCATAACTAatccacttctttttttttttttcttctcaaaatctGTTTAGTTGATGAGAGAATTTTCCCTAAAGTTTGATGActctgtgtgtgtgttgtgttctTCTATTCTCTGCTTCTTTACTGTACTtgaggaagaaagagaaaatggaGTTGTTATTATTGGACACGTGGACTTGAGATTATGACACTCGAAGGGGCTTGAAATgtaatattgatgatattgcttgggtaaatttggaatttaaatgCCTAAAATTAATGGACCACTAACACAGTTAACACCCACATCAATGTGAACTAGACGAACCTGTAGATTCTGTCAACTGGTAAAAATTCACCTGACCCTATATTTATACCAtattataaaatcaacaagaaaataattagtttatatgtatttaatataaaattaaactatttaatataaaatctGGATGTGAGTAAATATGTATCAAATTGTTTTACCTCCATTGATCATAGTAAATTCAAATCAATTCGATTGTGACtatgaaatgaatatgaaatatgaaaagaatAGCTTTAACTTTATTGATAGGAATTTTCAATGAGCATTTGAATGAATCGTTACTGAATTGTAGatactaaatattttttaaaatggtaTGAACTAGATCAATTCACAACACTCATTTTGTATCTTCTATAGTATTCAGCAACTTATTAGGTACTAATAAATTACTTTATGCAAATTTACtactacaacaataatatacacGGTGTAATCTCGTAAGTAGGGTGTGTGGAGGATAGGATATACAAGACTTAACTCGAGGTAACGAGGCcattttcaatttatgtaactTTATTACTTTTAAGAATATCAATTTATTTAATCCTATATACGCTTATATGGTATTTTTTGCAAGCAACCATATGAGTTGTAAATCAATTTTGAAACTCTATCACCTAAAAAGGAAACCCtatgacataaaaaaaaaaaaaaaacctgtcCCCCTTTATAgtacaaagaaataattttacaGTTGTTCTTTCTATATTCTCTCTCCTGAAGTCAAATTAACATTTTAGTACTATACCTAATTATGtcataaattattttaaaaaatgaactttttaCATGGGTAAATCTGATTCACTAAAGATAATGTACCATATAAACTGACATGAATGTAAAACAGGTTTTTTGAGTCAGTTTCAGTTCTGAGTTATGTGACACTTGTTctatttctctttctttgttaTCTGCTTTCtt from Lycium ferocissimum isolate CSIRO_LF1 chromosome 2, AGI_CSIRO_Lferr_CH_V1, whole genome shotgun sequence includes:
- the LOC132045416 gene encoding E3 ubiquitin-protein ligase AIRP2-like, whose translation is MNRGGIGIGGPMRKSFKDSLKVLEADIQHANTLASDFPREYDGACVQMRLSYSPAAHLFLFLVQWTDCHLAGALGLLRILIYKVYVDGTTTMQTHERKASIREFYAVIYPSLLQLERGVTDSEDKKQKAICQERYRRRDDEDYRQCSDSDIEREEECGICMEMNSKIVLPKCNHALCLKCYREWRSRSQSCPFCRDSLKRVDSGDLWVYMDNNDVVDMSTITRENLRRLFMYIDKLPLIVPDNVFDHYDTHIR
- the LOC132045405 gene encoding tetraspanin-19-like, producing the protein MVRPLKSCLQLSLKIANITIGFTGIAMLIYGVWMIRVWQRDAADSPSSPDYAQFPWFIHAFLGVGTALCAITCLGHIGANSANSCCLSFYIFIIFVLLLLEIGMGADVFLNSDWEKDLPEDPSGRFDDFKDFVNSNSDGCQWIALLCVLTQGGCILLATILRTLGQVKEYSDGNEGEYAERSAPLLRSPELPPSPLYPYVIGEPVNSEPNYVYKIV